GGCCGTGTCCCGAGTGCGGCGACACGCTGCTCGTGCGCAAGTCGCGCGCCGGCTCGTACTTCGTCGGCTGCGACGGCTACCCCGAGTGCGAGTACACGCTGCCGCTGCCGTCGACGGGAAAGCCGCTCATCCTCGATGAGGTGTGCGACGACCACGGGCTGAACCACGTGAAGATGCTCGCCGGGCGCAAGACGTTCGTCCACGGCTGCCCGCAGTGTCAGGCCGACGAGGCCGACGAGGAGGAGGACGAGGTCATCGGCGAGTGCCCCGACTGCGGGGAGGAGCACGGCGGCGACCTCGCGATCAAGCGCCTTCGCTCGGGCTCGCGGCTGGTCGGCTGTACCCGGTACCCCGACTGCGACTACTCGCTGCCGCTGCCGCGCCGCGGGGAGATCGAGGTGACCGACGAGACCTGCGAGGAGCACGACCTCCCGCACCTCGTCGTCCACTCGGGCGACGAGCCCTGGGAGCTGGGCTGCCCGATCTGCAACTACCGAGAGTACCAGTCGCGGCAGGCGGGCTCGGAACTGGAGACGATCGACGGGATCGGCGAGAAGACCGCAGAGAAGCTGAAGGACGCCGGCGTGAACGACGTGTCCTCGCTCAAGGAGATGGAGCCGGACGCGCTCGCCGAGCAGGTCGACGGGATCGGCCCGGACACCGTGCGCGACTGGCAGGCGAAAGCCGATTGAATTCGATATCCGTTCCACGGCCCCCCGTCGAAGACGCTATGCGGATCCGCGACGACGCCGGAGCGGTGAACACTGACCGCAACCCCGACGACGCGACGTTCGTCGACGATCTTCCGGCGAACGCCCGCGAGGAACTCGTTCGGTACGTCGCTCGAACGAACCGTGAGCGGAACCGAGCGATCTACGACGCGTTGGCAGACGAGTAGCCCGTGCCCTCGCGACCTCCCCGCAGGCGCCCGTTTTCTGTCGGTTGGTCGTCGGTCGTTTCGCTCCCCTCGCCTCAACGGGATCACCCGCGCCCGCATCCTGGCGTCACCCCGACCAGTCAGTACCTTTATTTATAACTGAACGAGTGTTCAGCTGTGGCCCTCCAGACTGCCCTCCAGCGGACGCCGTCGACGCTCGTCGACAATCCCGTCCTGTTCGTTCCCGTGCTCGCGTTGACTCTCGTGCAGGTACCGCAGTTGCTCCTGCAGTCGAGCGCGCCGCTGATCGCGAGCCTCGTCTCGCTCGCGGCCTCGGCGCTGTACCTCGTCGCGGTGCCGTTCTTCCAGGCGGGGATCATCGGCATGGCCGACGAGGCGCTCGACGGGCGGACGTCGCTGTCGACGTTCGTCGCCGCCGGCAAGGAGCACTTCGTCTCCGTGTTCGTGGTGTATCTGATCCTGCTGGTGGTGAACGTCGCGCTCGGGATGATCGCGTTCGTCGCCGGCATCGTCGGCGTGGTGAGTCTCCTCGGCTCGCTGCCCACGGGCGCGCCCGACCCCGGTGGGGTGAACGTCGCGCTGTTGGCCGCCGTCGCCGTCGTGGTGCTCGCGGTGATGCTCGCGTACCTCGTCGTCGCGTTCCTGATCCAGTTCTACGGGCAGGCGATCGTGATCGACGGCTACGACGCGATCGAGTCGATCACACACAGCGCCGGCGTCGTCCGCCGCAACGTCGTGAGCGTGCTCGGCTACTCCGTCCTCGTCGGCGTGCTCGCTGGCGGGTTCGGGCTGGTCATCGGCCTCGGGTCCGCGCTGGCGGCGCCGCAGTTCGGCGCGGGCGCGCCAGTCGACCCGTTCGTCGTCTCCATGCCGTCGCTGGGGGCGGTCGCGATCTCCGCGGTGACGGTCGTGCTCGGGACGCTGTTCGGCGGCTTCTTCGGGACGCTGTCGGTTGCGTACTATCGGGAGCTGACGGCGTAGGCGCGGCCGAACCTACTGAACTGACTTGGCCGTCGCCGTTGCGACGCTCGTATCCCTCGGCGAACGTGCGCCATCAGTCCTCGGCGTACTCCACGGCGTCCCAGAAGTCGAGATCGAGCGTCTCCTTGGGTCGTCCGCGCCGATACAGCCGGTCGATGTGAACGTACCCTGAGCGGTGTCGATCCGCGCGATCTGCACTTCCTCCTCGGTCGTCGGATCGTTGTAGTGGACGACGACCGCGAACTCCTCGGGTCGTCGAACCCGGGTCGGGCGCGGGCGCTCAGGAAGTACTCGTGGTCGGCGTACCGGCCGAGCCGGTACTCGAACGTCGACTCGCCCATTCAGGCGACGGGCTCGACGAACACGCGCCACCTTTTTCATCGTCGGGTCGCGCTTCGCGCGACCACTCCTCGAAAAATGTGGATCAAAAAAGGGCCGCTCGCTCACTCCGTTCGCTCCCGGACAGCGACAGATCCTCCACGATACCGCTCACGCGACCGGCTCGACGAACACCCGCTCGTGTTTCAGCCGCGGAGCCTTCCGTCCGCCGGATTCCTCGTACTCGACGACACCATACTCGAACAGCACGTCGAGATCGCGGTGCACCGCAGCAACGTCGCGGTCGACCGCGCCCGCGAGCGCCGTGATCGACTCGGGCGTCTCGGTCCGGATCGCGTCGATCAGTTCCTCGCGACGCTCGGTGAGGACGGTCGCCGCCGCCTCGCGGTCGAGGATCAGGAAGTCGTCGTAGCCGGCGCTCGCGAGCCGTCGGGCGAACTCGGCTTTGCTCTCGCGGGTGTCGACGGCCATGCTCGTGTTTTGATGTGAGCGGTCAAAAATCTGTGCGTCACGTACACATCACGAGAACGATTGTTGTCGGCGAAGTTATTACCCCGTCTCGGTGGGGTCTTCCACGGTACAACCGTATTCCCGAGGGTGTTCACTCGGGACTGTTCTCTTCTGCGAACGCACGAACGCGCTTCTCGTGTTCGACCGACAGCCCGGTCTCCCGTGCACTACGGAGCTGCTCGTTCACGACTGCGTTCTGCTGGGGGCCCCATTCCTCGGGCGGATGTGTCCGGATGTACTCGACCCACCGCTTGATGCCCTCGAGACGGGCTTGCTGATTCCGTGCATGCTTCTCGGCAAGCCGCTCAGATCGATTTGAGTCGCTCATAGCTGTCCTCGACTCCGAGTCGTCCGACCCATTCTTCGAGCCGGTCGATCCTAAGTGTTTCCTCGAAGAGCAAGTACAGGTGAGCTGCGTCCTCTAAGTCCTTCTCGGCGGCCAAGTAGAGCTTGTACGCGATCTGCAGCTCGAGCGGTCCGATCGGCAGTTCACGCCCCCCGACTCGAGCACTGATGGAATTCGATAGCGACGCGCGGTCGAACTCGTCGGTCGGGAACTTCACCTCCAGGTGGGGGGTAGTTTGATCTTCTGGGGCGACCCAGATATTCGTCCCCGCCGAGAGGTTGCCATACATCTCTTCGAGTGGCATCGCCGGCCCCCAGAAGCCGGCTTCCTCGAGTTCGTCGACGAGAGCGTCCACCTCCGGAGCCGACAGCTCCTCGATCAGGACGTCGACGTCGTCAGTCGCTCGCGCACGACCGGTGAGAATGGCGAGGTAGCCCGCGATGAACGCATGATCGACATCGCACCGTGCGGCGACAGCCGAGAACTCGAGCGCCAACTCGTCGAGTTCGTTCGGCGGGCGCTCTACGACGAGTATGTCGCCCTCGATCGAAACGCCTGCCATTTCCCGGCTCTACTCGCCGGCCGGACATTAAGTGCACCCCTGGAACCCCGGGCGAGACGACTCCGAGGTCGGATCGGCCCTACCGGGTTCATCTTCGGGTGTCCTCGCTCGCTGTTCAAGGGCTGCACAAACCGTGGATCCGCGTTCGCGAGCGTCGACGGCTACGGTCACATGTTGATTTAGGCGTAGTATACGCCCTCCCACTCGTCGTCGAGGTACTCCAGCGCAGTGTCGAGATCGCGGACGACGTCACCGACGCGCTTCCCACGCTGGTCGATATACACGATCCCCTCGTGCGGAAGGCCGTCCCCCTCGACCAACGAGAGGAAGTCGTCGTCGAACGTGACGAGCGTCCAGTCTCGGTCGCGAGCGTACCTGAGCTGCTCCCTGTCCGTGTGGCCCGCAGTCTCCTCCTCGTGGGCGGTGTGGACAGTTCGACCACGCTGGCGGAGTCCGTCGGCCACCGGAGCCCAGATACTCTCGTCGAGATACAGCACCGGGCTCACGCGGAGGCCGACGACTCCGTCGCGGGACGAAGCTCCTCGATGTGCTCGTAGTAGTACGCGAGCGCGGTGTGCACGTCAACGAGGTCCAGCGGCGGGTACAACTGCGTGATCTCGTCGGGGTCGTACCCGCTGTGCTCGTAGGCGCTCGCGACGTCGACGACGCGAATGCCGGTTCCCTCGATGGTCGGCGAGCCGGCGCTGTGGTCGTCGTCGCGGACGATCTCGGTCATCACTCGGTGGTTCGTCGGTATGGGGTATAAATTCAAGTCCCACCTTTTTCATCGTCGGGTCGCGCTCCGCGCGACCCTCCTCGAAAAATGTGGATCAAAAAGGGCCGCTCGCTCACTTCGTTCGCTCGCGGAACAGTACCCTACTCCCCAACGGCTTCCTCGACGATCTCGATCTCCTCGTCGGTCAGCCCGTACAGCTCGTAGACGATCTCGTCGATCAGGTCGTCGGTGCGCTCGATCTGCTCTTCCAACTCTTCAGCACGAGCCTTCGTCTCTAGATAGCTCTCCAGCCCGTCGCGAACGTCGTCGACGGCGGGCAGCGTGAGCGCGCGGAGCCGGTCCACCAGCGAGTTCGTCTTCGTCGCGGTCTCGCGGAAGCCGGCGAACCCGCCAGCCTCGTCGACGGCGACCGGGACGAACGCCTCGATGAGATCTGCCTCCGTTTCGGTGAGGTCCGTGATTCGCAGCGCCGGGAGTGGGTCCGTCTCCGTGTAACCCCACTGGTCCGTCTCGTGTGCGTCCTCGTCGTCGGGTTTGTAGCGAGCGGTGAGCTGGATCTCGACCGTCGTGTCGGCCCTACGGATGACTTCTGCGTGGCCGACGCGGAGATTCGGTTTCTGCTCGGTCGTCTCTTGGAGGATTGACTCGGCGGCATCCTCCGGAGGTTGGGTAAAGCCGACATCCGCGAGCTTCGGGCCATCGGAATATGACCCAAGGTGATCTTGAATTTTCAGATTCAGCGATTTGAGGGCTCTTTGTGACTCTAACTGCGAATTAGCAAGGGAGCAAAGCTGGTTGAACGCAGAATCAGACTCTGTTTGAGCCTCCGCGTTCACAGTCTCAGGTTGATCTTGTTTGGGAACCTCTGTATTCTTGGCATGGTTCACATTCGGCAGGCAGAATGGTTCCAGATAATCCGTTTTGAACGTAAAGTACCCCCCTCTGAGCACATACCCAGTGCTTCGAAGATAGAACCAGAGCAACTTGCTATTCAAAATCGTGAGTAGGAACTTCTCATGAATACCCTCCTCGGCTACAATCCCGTATACTTTGGATTTGTGGAAGACTCCAACATCGTCATAGGTGAAGTTCCCACCGTAGCTGATTTCCGGTGTGACCAACTTCTGATTGAGAAATTCCGGCATATTCTGTGCTCGGGTAAAGTCGTACCATCTTTCGGTATCCATGCTCCCGCTATCTCGTGATCGAAGATCAGACTCGTGTGATTTGAGATAGTCGTGAGTATTGGGATAATCCGATTCCAGCGTATCCTCGCTAATGAATTCTAGCCCTGTGCTTCCACTGTGATACGGTAGAATGACTGACTGCGGCGGGTCAAGTGGTTCATATCGCTTCACGTCTTGACCTTTGAGAAACGGATAGACAAGTGAGGATTCTACGACTGCTTTCTCGCCATGGCCGTTTTCGATCAGCGTTGTCTCTCCTCGGTCCTCTATTTGATTAACCAAGTACGTATTATCAGCACTCGTGATGACTCCTTGGTATATCTTCTTAGTAGCATCTGCGAGAGAGAGTGCCTTCTCATCAATTTTCTTCAGCACCCTGAGGACCTCTGGGGATTTGAATACCCAAGGGTCTCCGTCCAGTTCTGGATCGATTCTCCGGTAGTTCGGCGTTGTACCGGTGGCTAACTCTTGTGGATCAATTTCAGCGTATTTGTGCCCTTGTTGTCCAGATTTGCTGAGAACAAGAACACAAGTGTACACGGATGCGTTTCTGAATACTTGTCTGTGTCCGAATGATAAAATCTGCTCAATAGCTTCTCTCTCAGCTAGGAATTCGCGCAACCCCTCTCCGAAGTCATTTTGGAAGAACTTGTGTGGTTCTATGTACCCGAGGTATCCATGGCTAGACAACAGTGTATACCCCTTCTCAGTAAAGTTCGCATATAAGTCGAAGTTTCTCGTCGAGGATCTGTACTGAGAAAGGTATTCTGCTTGTTCTGGGACGGACGTGCGGAGTTCTTGGATCCGCACATACGGAGGGTTCCCAACAACCGCATCGAACCCCCC
This genomic stretch from Halobaculum roseum harbors:
- a CDS encoding transcriptional regulator translates to MAVDTRESKAEFARRLASAGYDDFLILDREAAATVLTERREELIDAIRTETPESITALAGAVDRDVAAVHRDLDVLFEYGVVEYEESGGRKAPRLKHERVFVEPVA
- a CDS encoding DUF5615 family PIN-like protein, whose translation is MSPVLYLDESIWAPVADGLRQRGRTVHTAHEEETAGHTDREQLRYARDRDWTLVTFDDDFLSLVEGDGLPHEGIVYIDQRGKRVGDVVRDLDTALEYLDDEWEGVYYA
- a CDS encoding DUF433 domain-containing protein, which codes for MTEIVRDDDHSAGSPTIEGTGIRVVDVASAYEHSGYDPDEITQLYPPLDLVDVHTALAYYYEHIEELRPATESSASA